One Gelria sp. Kuro-4 DNA segment encodes these proteins:
- the spoVAC gene encoding stage V sporulation protein AC → MTAQAPNLDKKLYYWRVQQKKPQPPVLRNTVLAFVVGGLICVLGQAVLTFFQSLGMSAKEAAGPTASVMVFLGAFFTGLGWYDELGKFAGAGSVVPITGFANSIVSPAMEFKREGFILGVGARMFVVAGPVLVYGTVTAVLVGLIYWLTKL, encoded by the coding sequence GTGACGGCGCAAGCTCCCAACCTCGACAAAAAACTCTACTACTGGCGGGTGCAACAAAAAAAGCCCCAGCCACCGGTTCTCCGAAACACGGTTCTGGCTTTTGTGGTAGGCGGCCTCATCTGCGTTCTCGGGCAGGCGGTGCTCACCTTCTTTCAGTCCCTGGGCATGTCGGCGAAAGAAGCCGCTGGCCCCACGGCCAGCGTTATGGTTTTCTTAGGGGCCTTCTTTACCGGCCTGGGCTGGTATGACGAACTCGGCAAGTTTGCCGGCGCCGGATCGGTGGTTCCCATCACCGGCTTTGCCAACTCCATCGTCTCGCCGGCGATGGAGTTCAAGCGGGAGGGCTTTATCCTGGGGGTCGGCGCCCGCATGTTTGTGGTGGCCGGGCCGGTTCTAGTCTATGGAACGGTAACAGCCGTACTGGTCGGCCTTATCTATTGGTTGACAAAGCTCTAG
- a CDS encoding dodecin family protein → MTVVKVIEVVGESKDSWDGAVRDAVKQASKTVRNISGVEIYNLTANVQNGDVVEYKANCKIAFPVDGTE, encoded by the coding sequence GTGACAGTCGTCAAGGTGATAGAAGTGGTGGGCGAGTCGAAGGATAGCTGGGACGGGGCGGTTCGCGATGCCGTAAAGCAAGCTTCCAAGACCGTCCGCAACATCTCGGGCGTGGAAATCTACAACCTTACCGCCAACGTGCAAAATGGCGACGTTGTGGAGTACAAGGCCAACTGCAAGATCGCCTTTCCCGTGGACGGGACCGAATGA
- a CDS encoding SigB/SigF/SigG family RNA polymerase sigma factor — protein MTERYVNLDLPERTVEDPEKVAGLVRRAQAGDRAAREKLIQDNLRLVVGIARRFCGRGYEFEDLFQVGTIGLMKAVDKFDLGYGVQFSTYAVPMIVGEIRRFLRDDNPVRVSRSLKETALRARRAAGALGQRLGREPTLSELAAEVGVPAEELVAALEATQAPASLSDPIYQDEGAAINVEDQLGEEEGEEILEHVLLGQVLEKLTPRERFIIQERFYADKTQAEVAAELGLSQVQISRLEKQVLLKIKRLMAGG, from the coding sequence ATGACTGAGCGCTACGTCAACCTGGACCTGCCGGAGCGAACGGTGGAAGACCCGGAGAAGGTAGCCGGCCTGGTACGGCGGGCCCAGGCGGGAGACCGCGCTGCCCGCGAGAAGTTGATTCAGGACAATCTGCGCCTGGTGGTGGGGATTGCGCGGCGTTTCTGCGGCCGCGGGTACGAATTTGAAGATCTTTTTCAAGTCGGCACCATCGGCTTGATGAAGGCCGTCGACAAATTTGACCTCGGCTACGGGGTGCAGTTTTCCACCTACGCCGTTCCGATGATTGTGGGCGAGATCCGCCGCTTTCTGCGCGACGACAATCCCGTCCGGGTCAGCCGCTCCCTTAAAGAGACGGCACTGCGCGCCCGGCGGGCCGCCGGCGCTCTCGGGCAACGTTTGGGGCGGGAACCGACCTTGAGCGAGCTGGCGGCCGAGGTGGGAGTACCAGCGGAAGAGCTGGTGGCCGCGTTGGAGGCTACCCAGGCACCTGCCTCGCTTTCCGACCCCATCTACCAGGACGAGGGAGCAGCCATCAACGTGGAGGACCAACTGGGGGAGGAAGAGGGCGAGGAAATCCTGGAGCACGTGCTCCTTGGCCAGGTGCTGGAAAAGTTGACCCCGCGCGAAAGGTTCATCATCCAGGAACGCTTTTACGCCGACAAAACCCAGGCGGAGGTGGCGGCCGAGCTGGGGCTTTCACAGGTCCAGATCTCGCGCCTGGAAAAACAGGTGCTGCTGAAAATAAAGCGGTTGATGGCCGGCGGGTAA
- the spoIIAB gene encoding anti-sigma F factor, with protein sequence MKENEMRLEFPSRPENVAFARATVAAFASQLDPTLPELADISTAVSEAVTNAVVHAYPEGEGPVRIAVRLAGRRVIIEVADEGRGIADIGAARRFGGSTRPGERMGIGLSLIEACMDRVEVNSSRGTCVHMEKTLGERRGGQDD encoded by the coding sequence GTGAAGGAGAACGAAATGCGCCTGGAGTTCCCCAGCCGGCCGGAAAACGTAGCCTTTGCCCGCGCCACCGTGGCGGCCTTCGCCAGCCAGCTGGACCCGACGCTGCCGGAGCTGGCCGACATCAGTACGGCGGTCTCCGAGGCGGTCACCAACGCCGTGGTACATGCCTACCCCGAGGGCGAAGGGCCGGTGCGCATCGCGGTGCGCCTGGCGGGGCGAAGGGTGATCATTGAGGTGGCGGACGAGGGGAGGGGCATTGCGGACATCGGTGCGGCGCGGCGCTTCGGCGGCAGCACGCGGCCGGGGGAGCGGATGGGCATCGGGCTCTCCCTGATAGAGGCCTGCATGGACCGGGTAGAGGTGAACTCCAGCCGGGGAACCTGCGTGCACATGGAAAAAACCCTGGGCGAGCGGAGGGGCGGGCAGGATGACTGA
- a CDS encoding anti-sigma factor antagonist (This anti-anti-sigma factor, or anti-sigma factor antagonist, belongs to a family that includes characterized members SpoIIAA, RsbV, RsfA, and RsfB.), whose product MEVALTQKESCLIAALNGELDVATVPWARAQLEAALTPGIKGLVLDVSRVTFMDSSGLGFLLGRYRWFMERGGAVAVAGARSQVKRVLELSGLAKIMPVTATVKEALERVGREK is encoded by the coding sequence GTGGAGGTAGCGCTGACGCAGAAAGAGAGTTGTCTCATCGCTGCGCTGAACGGTGAGCTGGACGTGGCGACCGTCCCGTGGGCCCGGGCGCAGCTGGAAGCTGCTCTCACACCGGGCATCAAAGGACTGGTTTTGGACGTAAGCCGGGTTACGTTCATGGACAGCTCCGGTTTAGGTTTCTTACTGGGCCGCTACCGCTGGTTTATGGAGCGGGGCGGAGCGGTGGCTGTGGCCGGTGCGCGGTCCCAAGTCAAGCGCGTGCTGGAGCTTTCCGGCCTGGCCAAGATTATGCCGGTGACAGCCACGGTAAAAGAGGCTCTGGAGCGCGTAGGGAGGGAGAAGTGA
- a CDS encoding D-alanyl-D-alanine carboxypeptidase family protein yields the protein MGKKRLTRVGAGLLVLLLALTLPSGPARAQELETSAVSAVLMDPATGEVLFSKNPHERREPASITKIMTLLLTMEAVEEGRIRLDDKVITSENARAQSDTDGSVVFLEQGEKRSVEELLIGVAVGSGNDACIALAEHIAGSEAKFVELMNQRARELGMKDTNFVNCHGMPAENHYTSAYDVAVMSREAVKHPQLLKYTSIYEYRYRENPPLILWNTNKLLAWYEDVVDGLKTGWTEKAGYCLSATGRKNGFRLVSVVLGCPVPRSHFQEAIKLLNYGFANYTSLPVAKAGEVKATLPVLRGTARQVELVCARDLGVTVPKGEEDKVSYELRIDMEQAKAPVAKGTPCGRLVAFKDGKPAGEVELVTAADVEVLGWNGLFTRVLQGWFKGAP from the coding sequence ATGGGGAAAAAGAGACTAACCCGGGTCGGGGCCGGGCTGTTGGTCCTCCTGCTCGCCCTGACCCTGCCGTCCGGGCCGGCCCGCGCCCAGGAGCTTGAGACCAGCGCGGTGAGCGCCGTGCTCATGGACCCGGCCACCGGGGAGGTGTTGTTCAGCAAGAACCCGCATGAAAGGCGGGAGCCGGCCAGCATCACCAAGATCATGACCCTGCTCCTTACCATGGAGGCGGTGGAAGAAGGGCGCATCAGGCTCGATGACAAGGTGATCACCTCCGAGAACGCACGGGCACAAAGCGATACCGATGGTTCGGTGGTCTTTTTGGAGCAGGGTGAAAAGCGCAGCGTGGAGGAGCTGCTCATCGGCGTTGCCGTAGGGTCGGGCAACGATGCCTGCATCGCCCTGGCCGAACACATCGCCGGCAGCGAGGCCAAGTTTGTGGAGCTGATGAACCAGCGGGCCCGCGAACTGGGGATGAAGGATACCAACTTTGTCAACTGCCATGGTATGCCGGCGGAGAATCACTACACCTCGGCCTACGACGTGGCCGTTATGTCGCGGGAGGCGGTGAAGCACCCACAGCTTTTGAAGTATACCTCCATTTACGAGTACCGTTACCGGGAGAACCCGCCGCTCATCCTCTGGAACACCAACAAGCTTCTGGCCTGGTACGAAGACGTGGTGGACGGGCTGAAAACCGGTTGGACCGAAAAGGCCGGGTACTGCCTCTCCGCCACCGGCAGAAAGAACGGCTTCCGCCTGGTGAGTGTGGTCCTGGGCTGCCCGGTGCCACGCAGTCACTTCCAAGAAGCCATTAAACTCCTCAATTACGGTTTTGCCAACTACACTTCGCTGCCGGTGGCCAAAGCGGGGGAAGTAAAGGCGACCCTCCCGGTGCTGCGCGGGACCGCGCGCCAGGTGGAACTGGTGTGCGCCCGCGACCTGGGCGTCACCGTTCCCAAGGGCGAGGAAGACAAGGTGAGCTACGAACTGAGGATCGATATGGAGCAGGCCAAAGCTCCAGTAGCCAAGGGGACGCCTTGCGGCCGTTTGGTGGCCTTTAAGGACGGCAAACCGGCCGGCGAGGTGGAGCTCGTTACGGCCGCGGATGTGGAAGTGCTGGGCTGGAACGGCCTGTTCACCCGGGTTCTCCAGGGCTGGTTCAAGGGTGCCCCGTAA
- a CDS encoding purine-nucleoside phosphorylase yields MKARVQEAARFLQGLRPLAPRAGLILGSGLGGVAEEVEDPLTLAYRDIPHFPLSTVEGHAGRLILGRWAGREVVIFQGRFHYYEGYTLEEITFPVRVLRALGAGVLVVTNAAGGINPRLSPGDLMLITDHINFMGTNPLIGPNDPELGPRFPSLTPPYAPELCTLARQVARAEGLELKEGVYIGVTGPSFETPAELRAFARLGADAVGMSTVPEVIVAGHAGLRVLAVSVITNSARGHAEEVAQHGAVLEVAAASGPRLARLLRGTLARLP; encoded by the coding sequence CTGAAAGCCAGAGTGCAGGAAGCGGCGCGGTTTTTACAGGGATTACGGCCGCTCGCGCCGCGCGCCGGGCTCATCCTGGGGAGCGGCCTGGGCGGCGTCGCCGAGGAGGTCGAGGATCCTCTCACGCTTGCGTACCGCGACATCCCGCATTTTCCGCTTTCAACGGTGGAGGGGCATGCCGGCCGGCTGATCCTGGGCCGGTGGGCCGGGCGGGAGGTGGTCATCTTTCAAGGGCGGTTCCACTACTACGAAGGCTACACCCTGGAGGAGATCACCTTCCCGGTGCGCGTGCTGCGGGCGCTGGGCGCCGGGGTGCTTGTGGTGACCAACGCCGCCGGCGGCATCAACCCAAGGCTTAGTCCCGGCGACCTGATGCTGATCACGGATCACATCAACTTTATGGGCACCAACCCACTCATCGGGCCCAACGATCCCGAGCTCGGGCCGCGTTTTCCTTCACTGACCCCGCCCTATGCGCCTGAACTGTGCACCCTCGCGCGCCAGGTGGCGCGTGCAGAGGGCCTGGAACTAAAAGAAGGAGTCTACATCGGCGTTACCGGACCTAGTTTTGAGACCCCGGCGGAACTTCGGGCCTTCGCCCGGCTGGGCGCGGACGCCGTGGGCATGTCCACCGTCCCGGAGGTGATTGTGGCCGGGCACGCCGGCCTTAGGGTGCTGGCCGTCTCGGTGATAACCAACAGCGCCCGCGGGCACGCCGAAGAAGTGGCCCAGCACGGCGCTGTTCTTGAGGTGGCGGCGGCCAGCGGCCCGCGGCTGGCCAGGCTGCTTAGGGGTACCCTGGCGCGACTCCCGTAG
- a CDS encoding phosphopentomutase → MLRRVVVVVADSAGAGALPDAGAYGDEASNTLGHVAQAAGGLKLPLLQRLGLGNILPLQGVPPAREPLAAFGRLAEQSAGKDTTTGHWELMGIILPRPFPVYPQGFPPALIARFEKAIGRRTLGNKPASGTAIIEELGAEHLATGWPIVYTSADSVFQVAAHEEVIPPEELYHICAVARRLLTGADAVARVIARPFVGRPGSFRRTADRRDFSLPPPAPTVLDQALAAGRRVLGVGKIGDIFAGRGLTECRHTAGNAAGLAATRAALEEGTWDLVFTNLVDFDMLYGHRNDAAGYARALEEMDRGLGRVLAALGQEDVFFLTADHGCDPTTPSTDHSREYVPLLAYGRTVRAVSLGTRTTFADLGATVADILGLAWEGPGTSFWPALQ, encoded by the coding sequence CTGTTAAGACGCGTTGTGGTGGTAGTGGCCGACAGTGCAGGGGCCGGCGCGCTGCCGGACGCCGGCGCCTACGGCGACGAAGCGAGCAATACCCTGGGGCATGTGGCGCAGGCGGCGGGCGGTTTAAAGCTGCCGCTTCTTCAGCGCCTTGGCCTGGGCAACATCCTGCCGCTCCAGGGCGTGCCCCCGGCCCGGGAGCCGCTGGCGGCGTTCGGACGCCTGGCCGAGCAGTCGGCGGGCAAGGATACCACCACGGGGCACTGGGAGCTTATGGGTATCATCCTGCCGCGTCCCTTTCCAGTCTACCCGCAGGGCTTTCCGCCCGCTCTGATTGCCCGCTTTGAGAAGGCCATCGGCCGTCGGACTTTAGGCAACAAGCCGGCTTCCGGCACGGCGATCATCGAAGAGTTGGGAGCGGAGCACCTGGCCACCGGTTGGCCCATCGTGTACACTTCCGCCGACAGCGTCTTTCAGGTGGCCGCGCACGAAGAAGTGATACCGCCGGAGGAACTGTACCACATCTGCGCCGTCGCCCGCCGGCTGCTCACGGGCGCAGACGCGGTGGCGCGGGTGATCGCCCGCCCCTTCGTAGGCCGACCGGGGAGCTTTCGCCGCACCGCCGACCGGCGTGACTTTTCCCTGCCGCCTCCCGCTCCCACCGTACTGGACCAGGCGCTGGCCGCCGGCCGGCGCGTGCTGGGCGTCGGCAAGATAGGCGATATCTTCGCCGGGCGGGGACTTACCGAGTGCCGGCACACCGCCGGCAATGCCGCCGGCCTGGCGGCCACCCGGGCGGCGCTGGAGGAGGGGACGTGGGACCTCGTCTTTACCAACCTGGTGGACTTCGACATGCTCTACGGCCACCGCAACGATGCCGCGGGCTACGCGCGGGCGCTGGAGGAGATGGACCGGGGCCTGGGGAGGGTCCTGGCAGCCCTGGGACAAGAGGACGTGTTTTTCTTGACGGCGGACCACGGCTGCGATCCCACCACGCCGAGCACCGACCACTCGCGGGAGTACGTACCGCTACTGGCGTACGGCCGAACGGTCCGGGCGGTGTCGCTGGGGACGCGCACTACCTTTGCCGACCTGGGGGCGACGGTGGCGGACATACTGGGGCTGGCCTGGGAAGGACCGGGCACCAGTTTTTGGCCGGCGCTACAGTGA
- the xerD gene encoding site-specific tyrosine recombinase XerD, producing MQGGEEEQDRAVLTDFLAYLRVERGLAANTVAGYRRDLEKLAAYLGAHGQSLRAAAPAELTAYVHALARSGLSPASIARSEAALRTFYRFLQEEGRRADNPARDLLRPRQSLRLPRTLSQEQVGELLDAVQGRAPAQLRDRAMLELMYACGLRVSELVKLELKDLHLAERYVRCQGKGSKERIVPVGEKAAQALLAYLDGGRSQLLRHRRDQALFLNQRGRRLTRQGFWQILKKYTRAVELPPATSPHTLRHSFATHLLENNADLRTVQELLGHADITTTQIYTQVTPQHLLEVYQRCHPHGRPGGERE from the coding sequence TTGCAGGGGGGAGAGGAGGAACAGGACCGGGCGGTCCTTACGGACTTCCTCGCTTATCTTCGGGTGGAACGGGGCCTGGCGGCCAACACTGTGGCCGGCTACCGCCGGGACTTGGAAAAGCTGGCGGCTTACCTTGGCGCGCACGGCCAATCCCTCCGGGCGGCAGCGCCGGCAGAGCTCACGGCCTATGTCCATGCGCTGGCGCGCTCGGGCTTAAGCCCCGCCAGCATTGCCCGCAGTGAGGCCGCCCTGCGCACGTTTTATCGCTTCCTGCAGGAAGAAGGCCGCCGGGCCGATAATCCAGCCCGGGATTTGCTGCGGCCGCGCCAGAGCCTGCGCCTGCCCCGGACCCTCAGTCAGGAACAGGTTGGCGAGCTGCTGGATGCGGTCCAGGGCCGAGCCCCAGCGCAGCTCCGGGACCGGGCGATGCTGGAGCTTATGTACGCCTGTGGGCTGCGGGTTTCCGAACTGGTGAAGCTGGAGCTTAAAGACCTGCACTTGGCCGAGCGCTACGTGCGCTGCCAAGGAAAAGGGAGCAAAGAAAGGATTGTCCCGGTGGGCGAAAAAGCGGCTCAGGCCCTTTTGGCCTACCTCGACGGCGGCCGGTCCCAGCTTCTTAGGCACCGCCGCGACCAGGCGCTCTTTCTTAACCAGCGGGGCCGGCGCCTTACGCGCCAGGGGTTCTGGCAGATCCTCAAGAAGTACACCCGCGCCGTGGAGTTGCCGCCGGCGACCAGCCCGCACACCCTGCGCCATTCTTTTGCCACGCACCTGCTCGAAAATAATGCCGACCTGCGCACGGTGCAGGAACTTTTGGGGCATGCCGACATCACCACCACCCAGATTTACACCCAGGTTACGCCGCAACACCTCTTGGAGGTTTACCAACGCTGCCACCCGCACGGGCGGCCCGGTGGAGAAAGGGAGTGA
- the spoIIM gene encoding stage II sporulation protein M has product MLRLRLEQDLAQHVRENVGVYFFVALLFLVGVVFGALAVKALPTEQKAELMDYLNLFLKDVAGRPSIPGSELVGRTVWANLKSIALIWLSGLTVIGLPLALILLFTKGFAGGFTVGFLVDEISWRGLVVAAAAVLPQSLLTVPAVLLVGAGAVCFALFVLRQRFLNRRAPAPVPLLSYAFFLAAAALAVAVAGAIEAYITPVFLRATTNWFL; this is encoded by the coding sequence GTGCTGCGCTTACGCCTGGAGCAGGATTTGGCCCAGCACGTGCGGGAAAACGTGGGCGTTTACTTTTTTGTGGCCCTGCTTTTCCTCGTGGGGGTGGTCTTTGGGGCGCTGGCGGTAAAGGCCCTGCCCACGGAGCAAAAGGCGGAACTTATGGATTACCTGAACCTTTTTCTTAAGGACGTCGCCGGGCGACCGAGTATCCCGGGGAGCGAGCTGGTCGGCCGGACGGTCTGGGCCAACTTAAAGAGCATCGCACTCATCTGGCTGAGCGGCCTGACGGTGATCGGACTGCCGCTCGCCCTCATTCTACTCTTCACCAAGGGCTTCGCCGGCGGCTTTACGGTGGGCTTTCTCGTGGATGAAATCAGCTGGCGCGGCCTTGTGGTGGCGGCGGCGGCGGTGCTCCCCCAGAGCCTGCTCACGGTGCCGGCCGTTCTCCTGGTGGGAGCGGGCGCTGTCTGCTTTGCGTTGTTTGTTCTGCGGCAGCGCTTTCTTAACCGCCGCGCACCGGCGCCGGTGCCGTTGCTCAGCTATGCGTTTTTTCTGGCGGCCGCCGCCTTGGCGGTGGCCGTAGCCGGAGCGATCGAAGCTTACATCACGCCCGTCTTCCTGCGCGCCACCACGAACTGGTTTCTGTAG
- a CDS encoding NUDIX hydrolase, translating into MQLKEETLRREEVYRGRIFCVERALVRLPNGKEGQREVVRHPGAVAVLAWTDPETLLLVRQFRYAAGEELWEIPAGKLEPGEDPAVCAARELSEETGYAPGDLKELARFYSSPGFSSEVLYLYEARGLRAGSGEKDDDEFLEVRRIPLKTALDWVARGQVHDAKTLIALLLAGQRNIA; encoded by the coding sequence GTGCAGCTTAAGGAAGAAACCCTCAGGCGCGAAGAAGTGTACCGCGGCCGAATCTTTTGCGTGGAGCGAGCGCTGGTGCGGCTGCCCAACGGCAAAGAGGGGCAGCGGGAGGTGGTACGTCACCCGGGGGCGGTGGCCGTCCTGGCCTGGACCGACCCGGAGACGCTGCTTTTGGTACGGCAGTTCCGTTATGCCGCGGGTGAAGAACTTTGGGAGATCCCGGCGGGCAAGCTGGAACCCGGCGAAGACCCGGCGGTCTGTGCCGCCCGCGAGTTAAGCGAGGAGACGGGCTATGCCCCGGGAGACCTTAAGGAACTGGCGCGCTTTTACTCCAGCCCCGGCTTTTCTTCCGAAGTGCTTTATCTTTATGAAGCCCGTGGTTTAAGGGCAGGGTCCGGCGAGAAGGACGACGACGAGTTTCTGGAGGTGCGACGTATCCCCTTGAAGACGGCACTCGACTGGGTGGCCCGGGGGCAAGTCCATGATGCCAAAACCCTGATCGCCCTGCTTCTGGCGGGGCAGAGAAACATCGCATAG
- a CDS encoding DUF3866 family protein, with amino-acid sequence MVSLHRTWGRVVTECQLPSGVQELRVELGGREALALNYPELTGRAEAGSLVALNTTALDLGLGTGGYHFVTAVLNACPGCPAPGRSLAPGHIMKLRYTPCQVRCLAVEEEASPYHAILRDRDSIAGLPVVVAELHSMVAPAAAGAYSVLGSGARIVYIMTDGAALPLAFSRLIPPLKAKGLLTAVVTAGQAFGGDWEAVTIFSALLAARWALEADVAIVAMGPGIAGTGTRFGFSGVEQGQVVDAVNVLHGQAVAVPRLSAADPRPRHRGVSHHTLTALGRVAQTPATVVLPQSADAGFLEGVRQRLAAAGVAARHQLRYAAGEPGLELLAALGIPVTSMGRSPDEDPPFFLAAAAAGVVAGELAKPGGGARQPGA; translated from the coding sequence GTGGTAAGCCTGCATCGCACCTGGGGAAGGGTTGTAACAGAATGCCAGCTGCCGTCGGGGGTACAGGAACTGCGGGTGGAGCTGGGGGGCCGGGAGGCGCTGGCTCTCAACTACCCGGAGCTCACCGGCCGGGCCGAAGCAGGCTCGCTGGTGGCCCTCAATACCACCGCGCTCGACCTGGGGCTGGGAACGGGCGGCTACCACTTTGTCACTGCGGTGCTGAACGCCTGCCCCGGCTGTCCCGCGCCCGGGCGGAGCCTTGCCCCGGGGCACATCATGAAGCTGCGGTACACTCCTTGCCAGGTGCGTTGCCTGGCGGTGGAGGAAGAGGCCAGCCCTTACCATGCCATCCTTCGAGACCGCGACAGCATTGCCGGGCTGCCGGTGGTGGTGGCGGAGCTGCACAGCATGGTCGCGCCGGCGGCGGCCGGAGCTTACTCTGTCCTGGGCTCCGGCGCGCGCATCGTCTACATCATGACCGATGGCGCGGCGCTGCCCCTGGCCTTTAGCCGTTTGATCCCGCCCCTTAAGGCAAAGGGGCTGCTTACCGCCGTTGTGACCGCTGGACAGGCGTTTGGCGGGGATTGGGAGGCGGTCACCATCTTCAGCGCCCTCCTGGCCGCCCGGTGGGCGCTCGAAGCCGATGTCGCCATTGTGGCCATGGGGCCCGGCATTGCCGGCACGGGCACGCGTTTCGGTTTTTCCGGGGTGGAACAGGGCCAGGTGGTGGATGCGGTGAACGTGCTCCACGGTCAGGCGGTGGCTGTGCCGCGGCTCAGTGCGGCCGACCCGCGCCCGCGCCACCGCGGGGTAAGCCATCACACCTTAACCGCCCTGGGCCGGGTGGCCCAGACGCCGGCGACCGTGGTGCTGCCGCAGTCCGCCGACGCCGGATTCTTGGAAGGTGTCCGGCAGCGCCTGGCGGCTGCCGGCGTCGCGGCCCGGCACCAGTTGCGTTACGCGGCGGGTGAGCCCGGGCTGGAGCTTTTGGCTGCCCTGGGCATCCCGGTGACCAGCATGGGCCGTTCCCCCGATGAAGACCCGCCCTTTTTCCTGGCGGCGGCCGCGGCCGGCGTGGTGGCCGGGGAGCTGGCTAAGCCAGGTGGCGGCGCAAGGCAGCCAGGAGCGTAA
- a CDS encoding sodium-dependent transporter, protein MSQENGTREGFASKIGFIFAAAGSAIGLGNIWRFPWLAGANGGAAFLVIYLGIVILVGVTMFMGEVTLGRYTQLSNVGAFKKVAPGWTWVGGMGLLAGFLILSYYSVVGGWVIYYLFRAIAGFHMTDPKLTGELFGSFISNPLLPLLFHAIFMGVTIWICYNGVQGGIEKYSNIMMPALFAIVIILAIRSLTLPGAAKGLQFYLVPDFSKVTGKTFLDALGQVFFSLSLGMGSILTYGSYLSKKENIPQVSTIVPIMDTLVAFTAGLIIFPAVFNYGFEPAAGPGLTFVTLPAVFSEMPLGNLFGGAFFLLLLLAALTSAISLLEPLTAYMMEEHGWQRKRATVVLGSIMFVIGIGASLSMGVWSGFQIAGKVFFDQLDWVANNLLLPLGGMFTAIVVTWIWGTKNALREATNDGTLTFGLGDFWANVMLKYIAPALVAFLFLAGLGVFKF, encoded by the coding sequence GTGAGTCAAGAGAACGGTACGCGCGAAGGGTTCGCCAGCAAGATCGGTTTTATTTTCGCAGCAGCCGGTTCGGCCATCGGCCTCGGGAACATCTGGCGCTTCCCCTGGTTGGCCGGGGCCAACGGCGGGGCCGCCTTCCTCGTTATTTATCTTGGGATTGTCATTCTTGTCGGTGTTACCATGTTCATGGGCGAGGTCACGCTGGGCCGTTATACGCAGCTTTCCAACGTCGGCGCCTTCAAGAAGGTCGCTCCCGGCTGGACCTGGGTCGGCGGCATGGGCCTTTTGGCCGGCTTTCTGATTCTTTCCTACTACAGTGTGGTCGGTGGCTGGGTGATTTATTACCTCTTCCGGGCCATCGCCGGTTTCCACATGACCGACCCGAAGCTTACGGGAGAACTCTTCGGCAGCTTCATCTCCAATCCGCTTCTGCCTCTCCTCTTCCACGCCATCTTCATGGGCGTCACCATCTGGATCTGCTACAACGGCGTGCAGGGCGGCATCGAGAAGTACTCCAACATCATGATGCCTGCTCTCTTCGCCATTGTCATCATCCTGGCTATTCGCTCCCTCACCCTGCCCGGCGCCGCCAAGGGCCTGCAGTTCTACCTGGTGCCGGACTTCTCCAAGGTCACCGGCAAGACCTTCCTCGACGCCCTGGGCCAGGTGTTCTTCTCCCTTAGTCTCGGCATGGGCTCCATCCTCACCTACGGCAGCTACCTTAGCAAGAAAGAGAACATCCCGCAGGTCTCCACCATCGTGCCGATCATGGACACGCTGGTGGCCTTTACGGCCGGCCTGATCATCTTCCCGGCGGTATTTAACTACGGGTTCGAGCCCGCGGCCGGTCCCGGGCTCACCTTCGTTACTCTGCCCGCCGTCTTTAGCGAAATGCCGCTGGGGAACCTGTTCGGCGGGGCCTTCTTCCTGCTGCTCCTCCTGGCGGCCCTCACCTCCGCCATCTCCCTGCTGGAGCCGCTGACGGCGTATATGATGGAAGAGCACGGCTGGCAGCGCAAGCGGGCCACAGTGGTCCTCGGGAGCATCATGTTCGTCATCGGCATCGGCGCTTCCCTCTCCATGGGCGTCTGGAGCGGCTTCCAGATTGCCGGCAAGGTATTCTTTGACCAGCTGGACTGGGTGGCGAACAACCTGCTCCTGCCGCTGGGCGGCATGTTCACCGCCATTGTCGTCACCTGGATTTGGGGCACCAAGAACGCCCTGCGGGAAGCGACCAACGACGGGACGCTCACCTTCGGGCTGGGCGATTTCTGGGCCAACGTGATGCTCAAGTATATCGCCCCCGCACTGGTCGCCTTTCTCTTCCTCGCCGGCTTAGGTGTGTTCAAGTTCTAG
- a CDS encoding DUF1540 domain-containing protein, whose product MPNPSVKCEVNTCTHWLPGDLCSAANIDILHEEEGKMAQQKEQTECKTFAHRRGLANMLGSLDNVNWGGMLTGVFRDGVQITPSVTCVVDSCKYWAEGNLCAADSIFVSGNGATECQATNCDTYANNNQG is encoded by the coding sequence ATGCCAAATCCAAGCGTGAAGTGTGAAGTTAACACCTGCACCCACTGGCTGCCGGGCGACCTTTGTTCCGCCGCCAACATCGACATCTTGCATGAAGAAGAAGGCAAGATGGCTCAGCAAAAGGAACAGACCGAGTGTAAAACCTTTGCCCACCGCCGCGGCCTGGCCAACATGCTCGGCTCGCTGGATAACGTCAACTGGGGCGGGATGCTCACCGGCGTGTTCCGCGACGGGGTGCAGATTACGCCGAGCGTCACCTGTGTGGTCGACAGCTGTAAGTACTGGGCGGAAGGCAACCTCTGTGCGGCAGACTCTATCTTCGTCTCGGGCAATGGTGCCACCGAGTGCCAGGCCACGAACTGCGACACCTACGCCAATAACAACCAGGGCTAG